The Ranitomeya imitator isolate aRanImi1 chromosome 6, aRanImi1.pri, whole genome shotgun sequence genome window below encodes:
- the LOC138643331 gene encoding protein kinase C delta type-like yields MTNFAFHKVLGRGSFGKVVLTSVPGRNIYMAVKMIKKREVNENIIMRERRILLAARDCPFLCHLYAAHQSRKRAYFIMEYLSGDSLEALIETYGSLNIDNARFYTAEIVCGLQFLHGHNIIHRDIKPDNIMLDADGHIRIIDLGLAQDGVTSSNNISGVTGTFHYMAPEVLRKRGYGTAVDWWSLGIVVSEMATGHSPFYSGSVSKMAYRAITKGEPEIPSWLDADMQDLIKKLLCKTPQKPVLEKHLMQWPEEKKALNPMVGFNYVSPSWARVSANDHVSIILRDEPVPTAQNFVPPDPYLRSLLLFVTSAALEHHVSPYHLHIGPMPLCRCTRPFTLNPPILG; encoded by the exons ATGACCAACTTTGCCTTCCATAAGGTCTTGGGTAGAGGCAGCTTTGGCAAA GTTGTCCTGACATCAGTCCCAGGCCGAAACATCTATATGGCTGTGAAAATGATCAAGAAAAGGGAGGTTAATGAGAACATCATTATGAGAGAGCGGCGGATACTCCTGGCGGCCCGAGACTGCCCATTCCTATGTCACCTGTATGCCGCACACCAGTCTCGGAAGCGTGCGTATTTCATCATGGAATATCTGTCCGGCGACAGCCTCGAGGCTTTGATTGAGACGTATGGCTCTCTGAACATTGACAATGCAAG ATTCTACACAGCAGAGATCGTATGTGGCCTCCAGTTCCTCCACGGACACAACATCATCCACCG agatattaagCCGGATAACATCATGTTGGATGCCGATGGCCACATCCGTATCATCGACCTTGGGCTTGCCCAAGATGGCGTCACCTCCTCCAATAACATCTCTGGAGTGACGGGCACTTTCCATTACATGGCCCCTGAGGTGCTTCGCAAAAGAGGATATGGTACAGCAGTGGATTGGTGGAGCCTGGGGATTGTGGTGTCCGAGATGGCAACAGGACACTCCCCATTTTACAGCGGctccgtcagcaaaatggcttacaGAGCTATTACCAAAGGAGAGCCTGAAATTCCATCTTGGCTTGATGCTGACATGCAAGATCTTATCAAGAAGCTGCTGTGCAAAACTCCTCAGAA GCCAGTTCTGGAGAAACATCTTATGCAGTGGCCGGAGGAAAAGAAAGCCCTTAACCCCATGGTCGGCTTCAATTATGTGTCACCAAGCTGGGCCCG TGTTTCTGCCAATGACCATGTCTCTAttattcttagg GATGAGCCTGTGCCAACTGCCCAGAACTTTGTACCTCCAGACCCGTACCTGAGATCTCTGCTGCTGTTTGTCACCTCGGCTGCCCTAGAACATCATGTCTCTCCATATCATCTTCATATCGGACCAATGCCATTGTGTCGCTGCACCAGGCCCTTTACTCTGAATCCTCCAATCCTGGGCTAG